One Pichia kudriavzevii chromosome 3, complete sequence genomic window carries:
- a CDS encoding uncharacterized protein (PKUD0C08500; similar to Saccharomyces cerevisiae YMR039C (SUB1); ancestral locus Anc_2.602), which translates to MPPKRFFKRKTPYGADSGSGTGNAGADSPQIQFDLGVEKKKVTVRKFKNMKLIDIREYYQKEGLWMPGSKGISLTEEQWNALVNRMVDISEALHKIDDKEQLDVMKVALETKNIAMKEQTREQSAGAGAGAAAEEEEDEDVDDVEFEDVSEAPDAKRVKTE; encoded by the coding sequence ATGCCACCTAAGaggtttttcaaaaggaaaacaccATATGGTGCCGACTCAGGCTCTGGAACAGGCAATGCCGGTGCGGATTCGCCTCAGATTCAGTTTGATCTAGGAgtagaaaagaaaaaggtaACTGTAAGGAAATTCAAGAATATGAAGTTGATTGACATCAGAGAATACTATCAGAAAGAAGGTCTGTGGATGCCTGGATCTAAAGGGATTTCATTGACAGAAGAGCAATGGAATGCCCTTGTGAATAGAATGGTTGATATTAGCGAAGCGTTACATAAGATTGACGATAAGGAGCAACTCGATGTGATGAAGGTTGCCCTTGAGACCAAAAACATTGCAATGAAGGAGCAAACAAGAGAACAAAGCgctggtgctggtgctggtgctgcagcagaagaagaggaagatgaagatgtgGACGATGTTgagtttgaagatgttaGTGAAGCTCCTGATGCAAAGCGAGTTAAAACAGAGTAA